The DNA window AACAAACGGAAAACTTATGACTGTgtagagtgtgggaagagttttactaaaCAGAGCCATCtacaaagacaccagcgcattcacacaggagagaaaccgtatcactgttcagagtgtgggaagagttttactgaacagggtagtctcaaaacacatcaacgcattcacacaggagagaaaccgtatcactgttcagagtgtgggatgagttttactgaacagagtactctcaaaacacaccaacgcattcacacaggagagaaaccgtatcactgttcagagtgtgggatgagttttactgtacagagtagtctccaaagacaccagcgcattcacacaggagagaaaccgtatcactgttcagagtgtgggatgagttttactgtacagggtagtctcaaaacacatcagcacattcacacaggagagaaaccgtattactgttcagagtgtgggaagagttttactgtacagggtcatctccaaagacaccagcgcattcacacaggagagaaaccgtatcactgttcagagtgtgggaagagttttactgtacagggtagtctcaaaacacatcagcacattcacacaggagagaaaccgtatcactgttcagagtgtgggaagagttttactgtacagggtcATCTCAAAacacatcagcgcattcacacaggagagaaaccgtaccagtgttcagagtgtgggaagagttttactcaacagggtcatctccaaaaacaccaacgcattcacacaggagagaaaccatatcactgttcagaatgtgggatgagttttactgtacagggtaATCTcgaaagacaccagcgcattcacacaagAGAGAAactgtatcactgttcagagtgtgggaagagttttactgaacagggtcatctccaaagacaccagcgcattcacacaggagagaaaccgtatcactgttcagagtgtgggaagagttttactgaacagggtaatctccaaagacaccagcgcattcacacaggagagaaaccgtaccagtgttcagagtgtgggatgagttttactgaacagagtagtctcaaaacacaccaacgcattcacacaggagagaaaccgtatcactgttcagagtgtgggaagagttttactgtacagggtcatctcaaaacacaccagcgcattcacacaggagagaaaccgtatcactgttcagagtgtgggaagagttttactcaccaGATCAGTCTCAAAACACatcagcacattcacacaggagagaaaccatattactgttcagagtgtgggaagagttttactgtacagggtagtctccaaagacaccagcgcattcacacaggagagaaaccgtatcactgttcagagtgtgggaagactTTTACTCACAAGATCAGTCTCAAAACACatcagcacattcacacaggagagaaaccgtatcactgttcagagtgtgggaagagttttactgtacagggtagtctccaaagacaccagcgcattcataccagagagaaaccgtatcactgttcagagtgtgggaagagttttactgaacagggtagtctccaaagacaccagcgcattcacacaggagataaaccgtatcactgttcagagtgtgggaagagttttaatcatCAGAGTTCTGTCCAGAAACATCACTGCGTTCACCCAGAACCAGAAAGGTTAGCACCGAGTGAGGGATTACCTTCAGAGATTGGGATTTAATTATTGTATTGGGTcaaattcaatgtaaaaaatatcctTAAAGCTGAATTGTGTAGTGCTCGGGAATTTGGAGACGTCTGATTGAACTGTGTGATACTAGATGCCATGGATTGTTTAtggaacttttatttttattttcaagatgTGACCTCAGAATTAATTATTACGGGTCCTATTTACCGTCTCATTCACACTGTCAttgttgtgtttcactgtgctcCAAATAGAGACAATAAAACACCCTATTGAGCTTCTACTGCCCGTCTGCCCGCCATCATCACTATTTCTCCCTATTTCTGGGGCTGGACTGTATACCTTTGGAAGGGG is part of the Hoplias malabaricus isolate fHopMal1 chromosome 4, fHopMal1.hap1, whole genome shotgun sequence genome and encodes:
- the LOC136694228 gene encoding zinc finger protein 850-like isoform X1, with translation MLRSGGIECEDKEDRSSSSQEASLGTPHTRTSNRKSQTSENKRKTYDCVECGKSFTKQSHLQRHQRIHTGEKPYHCSECGKSFTEQGSLKTHQRIHTGEKPYHCSECGMSFTEQSTLKTHQRIHTGEKPYHCSECGMSFTVQSSLQRHQRIHTGEKPYHCSECGMSFTVQGSLKTHQHIHTGEKPYYCSECGKSFTVQGHLQRHQRIHTGEKPYHCSECGKSFTVQGSLKTHQHIHTGEKPYHCSECGKSFTVQGHLKTHQRIHTGEKPYQCSECGKSFTQQGHLQKHQRIHTGEKPYHCSECGMSFTVQGNLERHQRIHTREKLYHCSECGKSFTEQGHLQRHQRIHTGEKPYHCSECGKSFTEQGNLQRHQRIHTGEKPYQCSECGMSFTEQSSLKTHQRIHTGEKPYHCSECGKSFTVQGHLKTHQRIHTGEKPYHCSECGKSFTHQISLKTHQHIHTGEKPYYCSECGKSFTVQGSLQRHQRIHTGEKPYHCSECGKTFTHKISLKTHQHIHTGEKPYHCSECGKSFTVQGSLQRHQRIHTREKPYHCSECGKSFTEQGSLQRHQRIHTGDKPYHCSECGKSFNHQSSVQKHHCVHPEPERLAPSEGLPSEIGI
- the LOC136694228 gene encoding zinc finger protein 850-like isoform X2: MLRSGGIECEDKEDRSSSSQEASLGTPHTRTSNRKSQTSENKRKTYDCVECGKSFTKQSHLQRHQRIHTGEKPYHCSECGKSFTEQGSLKTHQRIHTGEKPYHCSECGMSFTEQSTLKTHQRIHTGEKPYHCSECGMSFTVQSSLQRHQRIHTGEKPYHCSECGMSFTVQGSLKTHQHIHTGEKPYYCSECGKSFTVQGHLQRHQRIHTGEKPYHCSECGKSFTVQGSLKTHQHIHTGEKPYHCSECGKSFTVQGHLKTHQRIHTGEKPYQCSECGKSFTQQGHLQKHQRIHTGEKPYHCSECGMSFTVQGNLERHQRIHTREKLYHCSECGKSFTEQGHLQRHQRIHTGEKPYHCSECGKSFTEQGNLQRHQRIHTGEKPYQCSECGMSFTEQSSLKTHQRIHTGEKPYHCSECGKSFTVQGHLKTHQRIHTGEKPYHCSECGKSFTHQISLKTHQHIHTGEKPYYCSECGKSFTVQGSLQRHQRIHTGEKPYHCSECGKTFTHKISLKTHQHIHTGEKPYHCSECGKSFTVQGSLQRHQRIHTREKPYHCSECGKSFTEQGSLQRHQRIHTGDKPYHCSECGKSFNHQSSVQKHHCVHPEPERDNKTPY